One Brassica napus cultivar Da-Ae chromosome A1, Da-Ae, whole genome shotgun sequence genomic region harbors:
- the LOC106453449 gene encoding pre-mRNA-splicing factor SLU7-like isoform X2 → MATASVGFKSREEHRKQQELEEARKAGLAPAEMDEEGKEINPHIPQYMSSAPWYLNADKPSLKHQRKWKVDPNYTKSWYDRGAKTFQADKYRKGACENCGAMTHKTKLCTERPRKIGAKWTNKNIAPDEKIETFDLDYDGKRDRWNGYDTAKYAEVIKRYEARDEARRNFLKEQQLKKLEKKRNKKIDEEESSDADEEEEDALKHDEAKADESKQMDFSKVEKRVRTTGGGSTGTVRNLRIREDTAKYLLNLDVNSAYYDPKTRSMREDPLPNADPNEKFYAGDNQYRMSGEALEFKKLNIHALQLSEKGQEEVIMQAAPSQAELLFKKYKEAKEKLKKKIQETIMEKYGNAAASVEEIPKELLFGQSEREVEYDRCGRVIKGMELSVPKSKYEEDVYINNHTSVWGSWWKDQQWGYKCCQQTIKNSYCTGVAGIEAAEEAADLIRTNVERHAAASNDRSGPVEEKRFVTWGSDTPEDLVLDREKLAEALKKEDERKKEEKDERKRKYNVQWNDQVTPEEMEAYRMKRIHEDDPMKNLLH, encoded by the exons TTGGGTTTAAGTCTAGAGAAGAGCACCGTAAGCAGCAAGAATTGGAAGAAGCGCGTAAAGCAGGGCTAGCTCCAGCAGAGATGGATGAGGAAGGAAAAGAGATTAACCCTCACATTCCTCAATACATGTCTTCTGCTCCTTGGTACCTCAATGCAGACAAGCCT AGCTTGAAACATCAAAGGAAATGGAAAGTTGATCCAAACTATACAAAGTCGTGGTACGATAGAGGAGCCAAAACGTTCCAGGCAGATAAGTACAGGAAAGGAGCTTGTGAGAA CTGTGGGGCTATGACGCATAAGACAAAGTTGTGCACAGAGAGGCCAAGAAAGATAGGAGCAAAGTGGACAAATAAGAACATAGCTCCTGATGAAAAGATTGAGACATTCGACCTTGATTACGACGGGAAAAGGGATAGATGGAACGGTTATGATACCGCTAAATATGCGGAGGTGATCAAGAGGTATGAGGCTAGAGATGAAGCAAGAAGAAACTTCTTAAAAGAGCAGCAGTTAAAGAAGCTGGAAAAGAAACGTAACAAGaagattgatgaagaagagtCTAGTGAcgctgatgaagaagaagaagatgctctGAAACATGATGAAGCCAAAGCTGATGAGAGCAAGCAAATGGATTTTTCTAAGGTGGAGAAACGTGTTCGTACTACTGGTGGCGGGAGCACAGGAACTGTTAG GAACTTGCGCATACGTGAAGACACTGCAAAATATCTTTTGAATCTTGATGTCAACTCTGCTTATTATGATCCCAAGACACGGTCTATGCGTGAAGATCCCCTTCCAAACGCTGATCCAAACGAGAAGTTCTATGCG GGAGACAATCAATACAGAATGAGTGGAGAAGCTCTAGAATTCAAGAAGCTTAATATTCACGCGTTGCAATTATCTGAGAAAGGCCAGGAAGAGGTCATCATGCAAGCTGCTCCTTCTCAAGCCGAGCTGCTTTTCAAGAAATACAAAGAGGCGAAAGAGAAACTGAAGAAAAAGATCCAAGAAACAATCATGGAGAAGTATGGAAATGCTGCTGCATCTGTGGAAGAGATCCCTAAGGAGCTTTTATTTGGACAAAGCGAGAGAGAAGTTGAATATGACCGATGTGGAAGAGTTATTAAAGGAATG GAATTGTCGGTACCCAAGAGCAAATATGAAGAAGATGTTTACATAAACAACCACACAAGTGTGTGGGGGTCGTGGTGGAAAGATCAACAGTGGGGTTACAAATGTTGTCAGCAAACAATCAAAAACAGCTATTGCACTGGTGTTGCGGGGATAGAGGCGGCTGAGGAAGCTGCAGATCTAATTAGAACCAATGTCGAAAGACATGCTGCAGCTTCTAATG ATAGGTCAGGTCCAGTAGAGGAGAAAAGATTTGTGACTTGGGGAAGTGATACACCAGAAGATCTTGTCCTTGACCGTGAAAAACTTGCGGAAGCTTTAAAGAAG GAGGATGAGAGGAAGAAAGAGGAGAAAGATGAAAGGAAACGTAA
- the LOC106453449 gene encoding pre-mRNA-splicing factor SLU7-like isoform X1 gives MFVGMYVIAVGFKSREEHRKQQELEEARKAGLAPAEMDEEGKEINPHIPQYMSSAPWYLNADKPSLKHQRKWKVDPNYTKSWYDRGAKTFQADKYRKGACENCGAMTHKTKLCTERPRKIGAKWTNKNIAPDEKIETFDLDYDGKRDRWNGYDTAKYAEVIKRYEARDEARRNFLKEQQLKKLEKKRNKKIDEEESSDADEEEEDALKHDEAKADESKQMDFSKVEKRVRTTGGGSTGTVRNLRIREDTAKYLLNLDVNSAYYDPKTRSMREDPLPNADPNEKFYAGDNQYRMSGEALEFKKLNIHALQLSEKGQEEVIMQAAPSQAELLFKKYKEAKEKLKKKIQETIMEKYGNAAASVEEIPKELLFGQSEREVEYDRCGRVIKGMELSVPKSKYEEDVYINNHTSVWGSWWKDQQWGYKCCQQTIKNSYCTGVAGIEAAEEAADLIRTNVERHAAASNDRSGPVEEKRFVTWGSDTPEDLVLDREKLAEALKKEDERKKEEKDERKRKYNVQWNDQVTPEEMEAYRMKRIHEDDPMKNLLH, from the exons ATGTTTGTTGGAATGTATGTGATTGCAGTTGGGTTTAAGTCTAGAGAAGAGCACCGTAAGCAGCAAGAATTGGAAGAAGCGCGTAAAGCAGGGCTAGCTCCAGCAGAGATGGATGAGGAAGGAAAAGAGATTAACCCTCACATTCCTCAATACATGTCTTCTGCTCCTTGGTACCTCAATGCAGACAAGCCT AGCTTGAAACATCAAAGGAAATGGAAAGTTGATCCAAACTATACAAAGTCGTGGTACGATAGAGGAGCCAAAACGTTCCAGGCAGATAAGTACAGGAAAGGAGCTTGTGAGAA CTGTGGGGCTATGACGCATAAGACAAAGTTGTGCACAGAGAGGCCAAGAAAGATAGGAGCAAAGTGGACAAATAAGAACATAGCTCCTGATGAAAAGATTGAGACATTCGACCTTGATTACGACGGGAAAAGGGATAGATGGAACGGTTATGATACCGCTAAATATGCGGAGGTGATCAAGAGGTATGAGGCTAGAGATGAAGCAAGAAGAAACTTCTTAAAAGAGCAGCAGTTAAAGAAGCTGGAAAAGAAACGTAACAAGaagattgatgaagaagagtCTAGTGAcgctgatgaagaagaagaagatgctctGAAACATGATGAAGCCAAAGCTGATGAGAGCAAGCAAATGGATTTTTCTAAGGTGGAGAAACGTGTTCGTACTACTGGTGGCGGGAGCACAGGAACTGTTAG GAACTTGCGCATACGTGAAGACACTGCAAAATATCTTTTGAATCTTGATGTCAACTCTGCTTATTATGATCCCAAGACACGGTCTATGCGTGAAGATCCCCTTCCAAACGCTGATCCAAACGAGAAGTTCTATGCG GGAGACAATCAATACAGAATGAGTGGAGAAGCTCTAGAATTCAAGAAGCTTAATATTCACGCGTTGCAATTATCTGAGAAAGGCCAGGAAGAGGTCATCATGCAAGCTGCTCCTTCTCAAGCCGAGCTGCTTTTCAAGAAATACAAAGAGGCGAAAGAGAAACTGAAGAAAAAGATCCAAGAAACAATCATGGAGAAGTATGGAAATGCTGCTGCATCTGTGGAAGAGATCCCTAAGGAGCTTTTATTTGGACAAAGCGAGAGAGAAGTTGAATATGACCGATGTGGAAGAGTTATTAAAGGAATG GAATTGTCGGTACCCAAGAGCAAATATGAAGAAGATGTTTACATAAACAACCACACAAGTGTGTGGGGGTCGTGGTGGAAAGATCAACAGTGGGGTTACAAATGTTGTCAGCAAACAATCAAAAACAGCTATTGCACTGGTGTTGCGGGGATAGAGGCGGCTGAGGAAGCTGCAGATCTAATTAGAACCAATGTCGAAAGACATGCTGCAGCTTCTAATG ATAGGTCAGGTCCAGTAGAGGAGAAAAGATTTGTGACTTGGGGAAGTGATACACCAGAAGATCTTGTCCTTGACCGTGAAAAACTTGCGGAAGCTTTAAAGAAG GAGGATGAGAGGAAGAAAGAGGAGAAAGATGAAAGGAAACGTAA